The Desulfovibrio fairfieldensis sequence GGCCGGTGGTGACGCTTAATCCGTAGCGCTTTCCGGTGGAAAGACCACAATCAGCAGCATTTTGAACGCCTCGGGGGCGCGCACGGCGTGCGGATGCCCGGCGGGCATGACAATGCACTCCCCGGCATGCAGCATATGCTTCGTGTCATCAATAGTGATTTCGCCCGTGCCGTCCAGGGCAATGACCAGCGCGTC is a genomic window containing:
- a CDS encoding cupin domain-containing protein, producing MEKYLKNLDYAAALPLAQQVDYLPGQVISKTLAQNSAFGLTLFAIDKGEEISAHRSTGDALVIALDGTGEITIDDTKHMLHAGECIVMPAGHPHAVRAPEAFKMLLIVVFPPESATD